One region of Cerasicoccus sp. TK19100 genomic DNA includes:
- a CDS encoding metallophosphoesterase has protein sequence MTHPGKIYAIGDVHGCSRELEDLLNLLDLGQHDMVVFVGDLVNRGPNSAEVLKIARELPGSYCLLGNHELRLLRYHESQDRSILKDYDWETIPKLNDADWRFMREFHLNLHFPGLQTVIVHGGFLPNKPWDDQPADVVTQIQVYNKKSGAWGKRSDVSNGETWMKYWHGPPFVVTGHTPRSKVVRTKWSICIDTGCAYGGKLTAYELTQQKIIQVKARETYVQKTLSSAI, from the coding sequence GTGACTCATCCCGGAAAAATATACGCCATTGGCGACGTGCATGGCTGCAGCCGAGAGCTGGAGGACTTGCTCAATCTGCTCGATCTTGGCCAACACGATATGGTTGTTTTCGTGGGAGATCTGGTCAACCGGGGGCCGAACTCCGCCGAAGTGCTCAAAATCGCGCGCGAGCTACCTGGCAGCTACTGCCTACTGGGCAACCACGAGCTGCGCCTCTTGCGCTACCACGAATCGCAGGACCGCTCCATCCTCAAAGACTACGACTGGGAAACCATCCCCAAGCTGAACGACGCCGACTGGCGCTTCATGCGGGAGTTTCACCTAAACCTCCACTTCCCCGGCCTGCAAACCGTCATCGTCCATGGCGGGTTTCTGCCCAACAAGCCCTGGGACGACCAACCGGCAGACGTCGTTACCCAGATTCAGGTTTACAACAAGAAAAGCGGGGCTTGGGGCAAGCGCTCCGATGTCTCCAACGGCGAGACGTGGATGAAATACTGGCACGGCCCGCCATTCGTGGTCACCGGCCACACACCGCGCTCCAAAGTCGTCCGCACCAAATGGTCCATCTGCATTGACACCGGCTGTGCCTACGGCGGCAAGCTAACGGCCTACGAGCTGACCCAGCAAAAAATCATCCAGGTCAAGGCGCGGGAAACCTACGTGCAGAAAACGCTCTCCTCCGCTATATAG
- a CDS encoding class I SAM-dependent methyltransferase, with protein sequence MTSYAFMNQEHRIRKARTVLAIIGQHIVPAEAKVLEAGTGSGFMSAFFADNFGSLDSVDVVDERQVREGYRFHQVDTAHMPFEDNSFDVVISNQVIEHIEDQRLHLAEAFRVLRPGGFLYVATPNRYWPREVHSSIFFLGYLPQHMAAKVFEKKRGKAWDVYPLSYGQLTKLLRAHTDTVTNYAPRIIQAPEQFHYVANQKDRSLQRAVNRLPESVLSLLTHIMPSFFLVAQKPPGAGLSD encoded by the coding sequence ATGACCAGCTACGCTTTCATGAATCAAGAGCACCGCATCCGCAAGGCGCGGACAGTGCTCGCCATCATCGGGCAGCACATTGTGCCGGCCGAGGCCAAGGTGCTGGAGGCAGGCACCGGCAGCGGTTTCATGAGCGCGTTCTTTGCCGATAACTTTGGCTCGCTGGACAGCGTGGATGTCGTCGACGAACGACAGGTGCGCGAAGGCTACCGTTTCCACCAAGTGGACACCGCGCACATGCCCTTTGAGGATAATTCGTTCGATGTCGTCATCAGCAATCAGGTCATTGAACACATCGAAGACCAGCGCCTACATCTGGCGGAGGCATTCCGTGTGCTGCGGCCCGGCGGCTTCCTTTATGTAGCAACGCCCAACCGCTACTGGCCCCGCGAGGTGCATTCCAGCATCTTCTTTCTTGGTTACCTGCCCCAACACATGGCGGCAAAAGTGTTCGAGAAAAAGCGCGGCAAAGCCTGGGACGTTTACCCGCTGAGCTACGGACAACTGACCAAACTTCTGCGGGCGCACACCGACACGGTTACCAACTATGCGCCACGTATCATCCAGGCCCCGGAGCAATTTCACTATGTCGCCAATCAAAAAGACCGCAGCCTCCAGCGGGCCGTTAACCGCCTGCCCGAAAGCGTCTTGTCCCTGCTGACGCACATCATGCCATCGTTTTTCCTCGTGGCGCAAAAGCCGCCAGGCGCAGGGCTGAGCGATTAA
- a CDS encoding SDR family NAD(P)-dependent oxidoreductase, with protein sequence MAENNETPVAYIAGITGSIGQELAKRLINAGWRLGGFARNPDRLGDIEATVVAADATDSAALSDAFSELQEKLGPPTAYVHCVGSILLKPAHITKDEEWAQTIDLNLNSAFYGLRSSVKAMKQGGSIVLISSTAAQVGLPSHEAIAAAKGGVESLARSAAATYASKGIRVNSVALGLVETNLSEAMLSSETGRKISEAMHPLGRVGQPADAASLIAWLASEDASWVTGQCWACDGGVSSVRQKTKV encoded by the coding sequence ATGGCTGAAAACAACGAGACCCCCGTCGCTTATATCGCAGGAATTACTGGCAGTATTGGCCAAGAACTGGCCAAGCGCCTTATCAATGCCGGTTGGCGGCTAGGGGGCTTTGCGCGAAATCCCGACCGATTGGGCGATATTGAGGCGACCGTGGTTGCGGCGGACGCCACGGATTCTGCTGCGCTCTCCGATGCCTTTAGCGAGCTACAGGAAAAGCTCGGTCCGCCGACGGCTTACGTGCACTGCGTGGGCTCGATTTTGCTCAAGCCAGCGCACATCACCAAGGACGAGGAGTGGGCCCAGACCATCGATCTCAATTTAAATTCTGCCTTTTACGGCCTGCGCTCTTCGGTCAAGGCGATGAAGCAAGGGGGCTCGATCGTGCTGATCAGTTCCACTGCGGCACAGGTCGGCTTGCCGAGCCATGAAGCGATTGCGGCGGCTAAAGGAGGTGTGGAGTCGCTGGCCCGCAGCGCGGCGGCCACCTACGCGAGTAAGGGGATTCGCGTGAACAGCGTTGCTTTAGGTCTGGTGGAAACGAACCTGAGCGAAGCCATGCTCAGCAGCGAAACCGGGCGAAAAATTTCTGAGGCCATGCATCCGCTGGGCCGGGTAGGGCAGCCTGCCGACGCCGCGAGCCTCATCGCTTGGCTGGCTTCAGAAGATGCCAGCTGGGTCACGGGTCAGTGCTGGGCCTGCGACGGCGGTGTATCCAGCGTCCGCCAGAAAACGAAGGTCTAG
- the pduL gene encoding phosphate propanoyltransferase, translating into MSANPAISRSQIEKLVRESVYKQLGMSAPTGGPNPLVVNVSARHCHLTPEAVEILFGKGHELKPMKWLYQEGQYAAEESVTMVGPRSRVISNLRILGPCRDLNQVELAYTDSIAMGYKIPVRQSGDIKGTPGCMLMGPAGFLELDEGVIRAAPHVHMHSADAKYYGVKQGDYMKMRVGGELGVTFDRIFVRVKDEFKLEVHIDTDEGNACGLTPDSHVELIK; encoded by the coding sequence GTGAGCGCCAATCCCGCTATTTCCCGTTCCCAGATCGAAAAACTGGTCCGTGAGAGCGTCTACAAGCAGCTCGGCATGTCCGCGCCGACCGGCGGCCCGAATCCGCTTGTGGTGAATGTCAGCGCCCGGCACTGCCACCTGACACCTGAGGCGGTGGAAATTCTTTTCGGCAAAGGCCACGAGCTGAAGCCCATGAAGTGGCTCTACCAGGAAGGCCAATACGCGGCGGAAGAATCCGTGACCATGGTCGGTCCGCGCAGCCGCGTTATTTCGAACCTCCGCATCCTTGGCCCGTGCCGCGACTTGAACCAAGTCGAGCTGGCCTACACGGACTCGATCGCCATGGGCTATAAAATTCCCGTTCGCCAATCCGGCGACATCAAGGGCACGCCCGGCTGCATGCTGATGGGCCCCGCCGGCTTCCTCGAGCTGGACGAAGGCGTCATCCGCGCCGCGCCCCACGTGCACATGCACTCCGCCGACGCCAAATACTACGGCGTCAAGCAGGGTGACTACATGAAGATGCGCGTGGGCGGCGAGCTTGGCGTTACTTTCGACCGAATCTTCGTCCGCGTGAAGGACGAGTTTAAGCTCGAAGTTCACATCGACACCGACGAAGGCAACGCCTGCGGTCTCACGCCCGACAGCCACGTCGAACTCATTAAATAA
- a CDS encoding BMC domain-containing protein, producing MSESLGMVETRGYVGSVEASDAMVKAANVELVRQVSIGGGFLTVLCKGDVGSVKAAVEAGADAAAKVGELVSSNVMARPHSDLLKQFTL from the coding sequence ATGAGCGAATCACTCGGAATGGTAGAAACCCGCGGTTACGTGGGCAGCGTCGAAGCCAGCGACGCGATGGTTAAGGCCGCGAACGTCGAGCTCGTGCGCCAAGTATCCATCGGCGGCGGCTTCTTAACGGTCCTCTGCAAGGGCGACGTCGGCAGCGTAAAGGCAGCCGTCGAAGCTGGTGCCGATGCCGCAGCTAAGGTTGGCGAGCTCGTCTCTTCCAACGTCATGGCCCGCCCTCACAGCGACCTGCTCAAGCAGTTCACACTCTAA
- a CDS encoding BMC domain-containing protein, with the protein MAKQAVGMIETKGFITLLEACDAALKSADVTMSGWDKIGSGIVTAFFVGDVAAVKAAVDAGAEAASQVGDVLGVQVIPRPHEDLAKLGNWMG; encoded by the coding sequence ATGGCTAAGCAAGCTGTAGGCATGATCGAAACCAAGGGCTTCATTACTCTTCTCGAAGCCTGTGACGCCGCCCTTAAATCGGCGGATGTAACCATGAGCGGCTGGGACAAAATCGGTTCCGGCATCGTAACCGCGTTTTTCGTGGGCGACGTCGCTGCCGTAAAGGCTGCCGTTGACGCCGGTGCCGAAGCCGCATCGCAAGTAGGCGACGTGCTCGGTGTGCAGGTCATCCCGCGTCCGCACGAAGACCTCGCCAAGCTCGGCAACTGGATGGGCTAG
- a CDS encoding acetate/propionate family kinase, whose product MKILVANLGSTSFKYRLYQLDGGEERMLAKGGYERVEDFAPVIEDCLATLEKDGHLTGESDLDAVGFKTVLGKDLSGCVEADDKVLAALESFKEVAPAHNPAYANGIRMFAQVMPSVTRVALFETAFYQWVPKPSSIYSVPQSWHDAGVRRYGFHGASHKFIAERSAQLIGREDVAAKVQALYQKGDTAIDGKPLRVISCHLGGSSSVTGIKNGVAIGASMGFSPQSGLPQNNRVGDLDSMAVPYMMKTQGLSVEECERQLTKEGGLLGISGVSNDLRDVLEAADGGNERAQLAIDHLVDSIRHWAGSFVFKMGGFDAICFTGGIGENNAGLRAAVCAGLEEFGLILDPAANAATRDEGDISAASSRIKAYVIPANEELVIAREVSRFLAAQPA is encoded by the coding sequence ATGAAAATCCTTGTCGCTAACCTCGGCTCCACGTCGTTCAAATACCGCCTCTATCAATTAGACGGCGGCGAAGAACGCATGTTGGCCAAGGGCGGTTATGAGCGTGTCGAAGACTTTGCGCCAGTGATCGAAGATTGCTTGGCGACGCTCGAAAAGGACGGCCACTTGACCGGCGAAAGCGACCTCGACGCTGTCGGTTTCAAGACCGTGCTTGGCAAGGATCTCAGCGGTTGCGTGGAAGCGGACGATAAAGTGCTCGCCGCGCTGGAAAGCTTCAAGGAAGTCGCTCCCGCGCACAACCCGGCATACGCCAACGGCATTCGCATGTTCGCGCAGGTGATGCCGTCCGTTACCCGGGTCGCGCTTTTCGAAACCGCATTCTACCAGTGGGTGCCGAAGCCGTCGTCGATTTACTCTGTGCCGCAAAGTTGGCATGATGCCGGGGTCCGCCGTTATGGCTTCCACGGCGCCAGCCATAAGTTCATTGCCGAGCGCTCCGCGCAACTCATCGGCCGTGAAGACGTGGCCGCGAAGGTGCAGGCGCTTTACCAAAAGGGCGACACCGCGATCGACGGCAAACCGCTGCGCGTGATCTCCTGCCACCTCGGCGGCAGCAGCTCCGTGACCGGCATCAAGAACGGCGTCGCGATTGGCGCATCAATGGGCTTCTCTCCGCAGAGCGGCCTGCCGCAAAACAACCGCGTCGGCGACCTCGATTCCATGGCCGTGCCCTACATGATGAAGACGCAGGGCCTGAGCGTTGAGGAGTGCGAACGTCAGCTCACCAAGGAAGGCGGCCTGCTCGGCATTTCCGGAGTCAGCAACGATTTGCGTGACGTGCTCGAAGCAGCCGACGGCGGCAACGAACGCGCTCAACTCGCCATTGACCACCTCGTCGACAGCATTCGCCACTGGGCCGGCTCCTTCGTCTTTAAGATGGGCGGCTTTGATGCGATTTGCTTCACCGGCGGCATTGGCGAAAACAACGCTGGCCTCCGCGCCGCAGTCTGCGCCGGCCTCGAAGAATTCGGACTCATCCTCGACCCCGCGGCCAACGCCGCTACCCGCGACGAAGGCGACATCAGTGCGGCAAGTTCACGCATCAAAGCCTACGTCATCCCCGCCAACGAAGAGTTGGTCATCGCGCGCGAAGTTTCCCGCTTCCTCGCCGCGCAACCCGCTTAA
- a CDS encoding BMC domain-containing protein: MASQAIGLLETKGLISLVQGVDAMLKAANVELVGPMKSVGSALVSATIVGDVAAVKAALDAGAESAASFGEVVSAHVIARPADEISKVLPTAPAKAKK; the protein is encoded by the coding sequence ATGGCATCTCAAGCAATCGGACTCCTCGAAACCAAGGGACTCATCTCGCTCGTGCAAGGCGTCGACGCCATGCTCAAGGCCGCTAACGTCGAACTCGTTGGCCCGATGAAGAGCGTAGGCAGCGCACTCGTAAGCGCTACGATCGTAGGCGACGTCGCCGCCGTAAAGGCAGCTCTCGACGCCGGCGCAGAATCCGCCGCATCTTTCGGCGAAGTCGTCAGCGCCCACGTCATCGCCCGCCCGGCCGACGAAATCTCCAAGGTCCTGCCCACGGCTCCAGCCAAGGCAAAGAAGTAA
- a CDS encoding EutN/CcmL family microcompartment protein, whose translation MFLAKVIGHVVATKKDDKMKGRKLLILRPQLVDPEDPTKFRDGSNTVVAVDGLGAGKGEMVLFVQGSSARATEGMKPLPVDCAVVGIVDTVDVLGKQTYKAK comes from the coding sequence ATGTTTCTCGCGAAAGTCATCGGCCACGTAGTGGCGACCAAGAAGGACGACAAAATGAAGGGGCGTAAGCTGCTCATTTTACGTCCGCAGTTGGTCGACCCTGAAGATCCGACCAAGTTCAGGGACGGCTCGAATACTGTGGTCGCCGTGGATGGCCTGGGCGCGGGCAAAGGCGAGATGGTGCTTTTTGTGCAGGGCAGCTCCGCCCGCGCAACGGAAGGCATGAAGCCGCTGCCCGTCGACTGCGCAGTCGTGGGCATCGTCGACACCGTCGATGTGCTGGGCAAGCAAACCTACAAGGCCAAATAA
- a CDS encoding aldehyde dehydrogenase family protein → MSLQIDEAVLKGVVADVLRKLQAQASGSPVAESKKEDCGCSCDGACSRGELGVFQNATDAAAAAKEAQKKLRKLGIEGRDKVVKIVKATCAEKAVEWGELEFAETKIGRLEHKIAKLQGIPNLPGVEWLAPRGMSGDHGITMEENTPFGVIGAITPVTHSIPTLSCNIVSMVAAGNTVVFNAHPGGAKCAVAAVREYNKRFKAELGIENIATIIEKPTLDSFNELCASPDVNLLCVTGGPGVVNAAMKSGKRAICAGPGNPPVVVDDSADLDKAATDIIFGAAFDNNLLCIGEKQIFVVDKVYDQFIGALKKAGAFQLNAEQLDRLTKVAFTFKGDGGGCSHPVVNRDLVGADATKLAQIAGTSAPAGTLMLFAETNEDHLFVIEEQMMPMVPVIRARDIDHAIEMAVKSEHGYKHSGMIHTLNVVNMGKMARALDTTLFVKNGACVAGLGTGGEGYSSFSIATTTGEGITTPDTFTRRRRCVLVDSLQMY, encoded by the coding sequence ATGAGTTTGCAAATCGATGAAGCGGTCCTCAAAGGCGTAGTCGCCGACGTTCTCCGCAAACTTCAGGCCCAAGCCTCGGGCAGCCCCGTGGCCGAAAGCAAAAAAGAAGACTGCGGCTGCTCCTGCGATGGCGCTTGCTCGCGCGGCGAGCTGGGCGTTTTCCAAAATGCCACCGACGCCGCCGCTGCCGCCAAGGAAGCGCAGAAGAAGCTGCGCAAGCTCGGCATCGAAGGCCGCGACAAGGTCGTGAAGATCGTTAAGGCAACCTGTGCCGAGAAGGCAGTGGAGTGGGGCGAGCTGGAGTTTGCCGAAACCAAGATCGGCCGCCTCGAGCACAAGATTGCCAAGCTGCAGGGCATCCCGAATTTGCCGGGTGTTGAGTGGCTCGCGCCACGTGGCATGAGCGGCGACCACGGCATCACGATGGAAGAGAATACGCCGTTTGGCGTCATTGGCGCGATCACGCCGGTTACCCACTCCATCCCGACGCTTTCCTGCAACATTGTCAGCATGGTGGCTGCGGGCAACACGGTGGTCTTCAACGCGCATCCCGGTGGCGCCAAGTGCGCAGTAGCTGCGGTGCGTGAATACAACAAGCGCTTTAAGGCCGAGCTCGGCATTGAGAACATCGCGACGATCATCGAAAAGCCGACCCTCGACAGCTTCAACGAGCTTTGCGCATCGCCCGACGTGAACCTGCTTTGCGTGACCGGCGGGCCTGGCGTCGTCAACGCCGCCATGAAGAGCGGTAAGCGCGCGATCTGCGCCGGCCCGGGCAACCCGCCCGTCGTTGTCGATGACTCGGCTGACCTCGATAAGGCTGCGACCGACATCATCTTTGGTGCCGCGTTCGACAACAACCTGCTCTGCATCGGCGAAAAGCAAATCTTCGTCGTCGACAAGGTTTACGACCAGTTTATCGGCGCCCTTAAGAAGGCCGGCGCGTTCCAGCTCAACGCGGAACAACTCGACCGCCTGACCAAGGTTGCCTTCACCTTTAAGGGTGATGGCGGCGGCTGCTCGCACCCGGTCGTCAACCGCGACCTCGTGGGCGCTGACGCAACCAAGCTCGCGCAAATCGCCGGCACCTCCGCGCCCGCTGGCACACTGATGCTCTTTGCCGAAACCAACGAAGACCACCTGTTCGTGATTGAAGAACAGATGATGCCGATGGTGCCCGTGATCCGCGCCCGCGACATCGACCACGCCATCGAAATGGCCGTCAAGTCCGAGCATGGCTACAAGCACTCGGGCATGATCCACACGTTGAACGTCGTGAACATGGGTAAGATGGCCCGCGCCCTCGACACCACGTTGTTCGTCAAGAACGGCGCCTGCGTAGCCGGTCTTGGCACGGGCGGCGAAGGCTACTCCAGCTTCTCCATCGCCACGACGACCGGCGAAGGCATCACCACGCCTGACACCTTTACCCGCCGGCGCCGCTGCGTCCTGGTCGACTCTCTTCAGATGTATTAA
- a CDS encoding EutN/CcmL family microcompartment protein, with protein sequence MIRARVDGNVVSTMCHQTMRGWRLLICQPIDEEGQDQGQPVMAIDPQGAGVGSTIVITTDGKGVREFLGIDKTPIRNMILAIEDE encoded by the coding sequence ATGATCCGCGCCCGCGTAGATGGCAATGTAGTCAGCACCATGTGTCACCAGACCATGCGCGGCTGGCGTTTGCTGATCTGCCAGCCGATCGATGAGGAAGGCCAGGACCAAGGCCAGCCCGTCATGGCGATCGATCCGCAAGGCGCCGGTGTTGGCTCGACCATCGTTATCACTACCGACGGCAAGGGCGTTCGCGAATTCCTCGGCATCGATAAGACCCCCATTCGCAACATGATCCTCGCCATCGAAGACGAGTAA
- a CDS encoding EutN/CcmL family microcompartment protein has protein sequence MRFGKVIGKVTLSDSDPSYKAGRFLLVSPMDKARIRGEDLPPVSGLPDVVVYDNVGGGLGDVIGFVEGGEASATFDQPTPVDAFNCALIDEISYQGKTHSL, from the coding sequence ATGCGCTTCGGCAAAGTCATCGGCAAAGTCACCCTGAGTGACAGCGATCCCTCCTACAAGGCGGGGCGTTTTCTGCTGGTTAGCCCGATGGATAAGGCGCGCATTCGTGGTGAGGATTTGCCGCCGGTTTCCGGTCTGCCCGATGTCGTGGTTTACGACAATGTGGGCGGCGGCCTCGGCGATGTCATTGGCTTTGTCGAAGGCGGCGAAGCGTCCGCAACATTTGATCAACCCACACCGGTCGACGCGTTTAACTGCGCGCTGATTGATGAAATTTCCTACCAGGGCAAGACCCACTCGCTTTAA
- a CDS encoding class II aldolase/adducin family protein: MKKVFTGKDVEELLASGKGLCAIPDKAVLTPSAKDAIRAAKSSGKAVASGTASKPAKKGPEPIVPDYEFKWKPGTDPVGYEAIQAYFNSPELTIIKERMCDMGRRIWAKNYCDGNGGNITVRVGDNLVLCTPTLISKGFVELEDICMVDLDGNQVAGTRKRTSEVNTHLAIMKATPDAKSCVHAHPIHATAFAIAGVAPPTCLIPEPEVFLGEIALAKYETPGTPENAKAVGALAPQHQSIIMQNHGVITWGKDVEDAYWKMENTEAYCNTIYIASQLGHGLNTYGGNKLKELIAIRRQLGMPDRRENMKECELCDNSEFRPGVVCSMPSAPAAAKPTSGDAEDLVQKVTDMILQQLKG; the protein is encoded by the coding sequence ATGAAAAAAGTATTCACCGGAAAAGACGTCGAAGAGCTGCTGGCCAGCGGCAAGGGCCTCTGCGCCATCCCCGACAAGGCCGTGCTGACTCCCTCCGCCAAGGACGCAATCCGCGCCGCGAAGAGCAGCGGCAAGGCTGTTGCCAGCGGCACCGCGAGCAAGCCCGCGAAAAAGGGCCCCGAGCCAATCGTGCCGGACTACGAATTTAAGTGGAAGCCCGGAACCGATCCAGTCGGTTATGAGGCAATTCAAGCCTACTTCAACTCGCCCGAACTCACGATCATCAAGGAGCGCATGTGTGACATGGGTCGCCGCATCTGGGCCAAGAATTACTGCGATGGCAACGGCGGCAACATCACCGTCCGCGTCGGCGATAATCTGGTGCTTTGCACGCCGACTTTGATCTCCAAGGGCTTCGTGGAATTGGAAGACATTTGCATGGTTGACCTTGATGGCAACCAAGTCGCCGGCACGCGCAAGCGCACGTCGGAAGTCAACACGCACCTCGCCATCATGAAGGCTACGCCGGACGCGAAGAGCTGCGTGCACGCACACCCGATCCACGCCACGGCGTTCGCCATCGCGGGCGTCGCGCCTCCCACCTGCCTCATCCCCGAGCCGGAAGTATTCCTCGGCGAAATCGCTTTGGCCAAATACGAAACCCCCGGCACGCCGGAGAACGCCAAGGCAGTTGGCGCATTGGCGCCGCAGCACCAGTCCATTATCATGCAGAACCACGGTGTCATCACCTGGGGCAAGGACGTCGAAGACGCCTACTGGAAGATGGAAAACACCGAGGCTTACTGTAATACCATTTACATCGCATCGCAGCTCGGCCACGGCCTGAACACCTACGGCGGCAACAAGCTGAAGGAGCTCATTGCCATCCGCCGCCAGCTCGGCATGCCGGACCGCCGTGAGAACATGAAGGAGTGCGAGCTTTGCGACAACTCCGAGTTCCGCCCCGGCGTCGTGTGCAGCATGCCGTCAGCTCCGGCTGCGGCCAAGCCCACCAGCGGCGATGCGGAAGACCTCGTGCAGAAGGTCACCGACATGATTTTACAACAACTGAAAGGCTAG
- a CDS encoding lactate/malate family dehydrogenase, translating into MKAAVIGGAGLFGSAVIAELASRGLFHEITLIDGQAELGEAEVADLRAAYLGRDIRINFASQINSVSQSDVVIVCRGFATQSGESRFELARRNLGPFCWLLAELKRVGLRRDAVVIIAAEPTELMTALAASYLDLPPGQILGMGTVVDAMRLRAGLCQHFNLSSGEVQVGALGVRGKHLVPVWSSANIGGQAISQLRPWEGSWQHAIEQAVREADLSQLRGKGGAWRAPAAAVADVANAVVRDTGAVLPVCVSQAFRVSRYGLRRTSIALPHPVGRQGAGEVIEQKLWPKELAALKQGARQAQRDLQALLKIELG; encoded by the coding sequence ATGAAAGCTGCGGTCATCGGTGGAGCCGGACTTTTCGGCAGCGCCGTGATCGCTGAGCTGGCATCGCGCGGGCTGTTTCACGAGATCACGTTGATCGACGGCCAGGCCGAACTGGGCGAGGCCGAGGTAGCGGATTTGCGCGCCGCTTATCTGGGCCGTGATATCCGGATAAACTTTGCATCGCAAATCAACTCTGTATCGCAAAGTGATGTGGTGATTGTCTGCCGTGGCTTTGCAACGCAAAGTGGGGAGTCGCGCTTTGAGTTGGCCCGCCGGAACCTGGGCCCCTTTTGCTGGCTGCTCGCGGAGTTGAAGCGAGTTGGCCTGCGGCGGGACGCCGTGGTGATCATTGCCGCCGAGCCGACGGAGTTGATGACGGCGCTGGCGGCGTCTTATCTGGATCTGCCGCCCGGGCAAATCCTGGGCATGGGCACGGTGGTGGATGCCATGCGCTTGCGCGCGGGGTTGTGTCAGCATTTTAACTTGTCATCCGGTGAGGTGCAGGTCGGTGCGTTGGGCGTCCGTGGCAAGCACCTGGTGCCAGTTTGGTCGTCGGCCAATATTGGCGGCCAGGCGATCAGCCAGCTGCGGCCCTGGGAAGGCTCATGGCAGCACGCAATTGAGCAAGCTGTGCGCGAGGCGGACCTTTCCCAACTGCGTGGTAAGGGCGGTGCGTGGCGTGCTCCGGCTGCGGCGGTGGCGGATGTCGCGAATGCCGTAGTCCGCGATACCGGCGCGGTGCTTCCGGTCTGCGTGAGCCAGGCGTTTCGTGTTAGCCGTTACGGGTTGCGCCGCACAAGTATTGCGCTGCCGCATCCGGTGGGTCGACAAGGGGCAGGGGAAGTTATCGAGCAAAAACTCTGGCCCAAGGAACTCGCCGCGCTCAAGCAGGGGGCACGTCAAGCGCAGCGGGATTTGCAGGCGCTGTTGAAAATAGAACTGGGTTAA
- a CDS encoding tRNA threonylcarbamoyladenosine dehydratase, producing the protein MSDYYTRFGGIGRLYGAANLEKLRTLHACVVGVGGVGSWSVEALARTGIGKITMIDLDDVCLSNVNRQLPAMDGEVGQLKVDVLAERIRRINPECEINAMATFFTDSSADRILQSGFDVVVDAIDAVANKCRLIAECRQRGIPLVTVGGAGGRKNPAAVKVEDLSRTIGDPLLAKVRKQLRRDHDFPRERRWKFKVPCVYSDEPPVFPWGNGTVCATKEEGASLRLNCDQGFGTASFVTGAMGFAAASVAVDLALQSGKEPS; encoded by the coding sequence ATGAGTGATTACTATACTCGCTTTGGTGGCATTGGCCGGCTCTATGGCGCGGCCAACCTCGAAAAGCTGCGGACCCTGCACGCGTGCGTGGTGGGCGTGGGCGGCGTGGGGTCGTGGTCGGTGGAGGCCCTGGCGCGCACGGGCATCGGGAAGATTACCATGATCGACCTGGACGACGTCTGCCTGAGCAACGTCAACCGCCAACTGCCCGCGATGGACGGCGAGGTCGGCCAGCTAAAGGTCGACGTGCTGGCTGAGCGCATTCGACGCATCAACCCTGAGTGCGAGATCAACGCGATGGCGACTTTTTTCACCGATTCGTCGGCCGACCGCATCCTGCAAAGTGGGTTCGATGTGGTGGTCGACGCCATCGACGCCGTGGCCAACAAATGCCGGCTGATCGCCGAGTGCCGTCAGCGCGGCATCCCGCTGGTCACGGTTGGCGGGGCCGGCGGGCGCAAGAATCCGGCCGCGGTCAAAGTGGAAGATCTGTCGCGCACGATTGGCGACCCACTGCTGGCTAAGGTGCGCAAGCAACTGCGCCGCGATCATGATTTCCCCCGCGAGCGTCGTTGGAAGTTCAAGGTGCCCTGTGTGTATTCCGACGAGCCGCCGGTCTTCCCCTGGGGCAATGGGACGGTCTGTGCGACGAAGGAGGAGGGCGCGTCACTGCGGCTCAACTGCGATCAAGGCTTTGGTACGGCGAGTTTTGTAACCGGGGCCATGGGCTTTGCGGCGGCCTCGGTGGCGGTCGATTTGGCCCTTCAGTCGGGCAAGGAGCCGAGTTGA